TGTTTTTATCAATCGCAAAGGTTCCTTCTTTTAAAACAAAAAATTCCATAAAATATCTTACTATAATTTAATCTTAAAGGTACTACATAAAATTTATTGCCCGTTGTAATAAGGTTTTTTTTAACCTGATATTTCAAAAAATGATGTAATTTTGTAAAAAATTTTGGCATGCTTAAAATAGGAAACATAGAATTACCTGACCATCCGTTATTACTTGCTCCCATGGAAGATGTGAGTGATCCGCCTTTTAGAAGGTTATGTAAACAACATGGTGCAGATTTAATGTATTCTGAATTTATTTCGTCTGAAGGGCTTATTCGCGATGCGATTAAGAGCCGAATGAAGTTGGATATTTTTGATTACGAACGTCCGGTTGGTATTCAGATATTTGGAGGTGATGAAGAAGCCATGGCTTTATCTGCTAAAATTGTTGAAACCGTAAAACCAGATATTGTTGATATTAATTACGGATGCCCCGTAAAAAAAGTTGTTTGTAAAGGTGCCGGAGGCGGGCGTTTTAAAAGATATTGACTTAATGGTACGTTTAACCGAGGCAGTTGTAAAATCTACAAGCTTACCTGTAACGGTTAAAACCCGTTTAGGTTGGGATGATGATAGCATTAATATTGATGAAGTTGCCGAGCGTTTGCAAGATGTAGGTATTCAAGCTTTAACCATTCATGCTCGTACACGTGCCCAAATGTACAAAGGCCATTCTGATTGGTCTCACATTGCTCGTGTAAAAAACAACGCGCATTAAAATTCCGATTTTTGGAAACGGAGATATTGATTCGCCACAAAAAGCATTAGAATACAAAAATAAATATGGTTTAGACGGCATGATGATTGGCCGTGCTGCTATTGGTTATCCTTGGATTTTTAATGAAATTAAACATTACTTTGAAACGGGTGAAATTTTAGCTCCGCCTACCATGACTGACAGATTAGAAGCTGCCAAAAACCATTTAATTTGGTCGACCGAATGGAAAGGTGAACGTGTTGGAATTGTTGAAATGCGCCGCCATTATACCAATTATTTTAAAGGTATTCATGGATTTAAACCACATCGTCAAAAACTAGTTACTACTGATAATTTAGAAGAACTTTTAGCAACTTTTGATGAAATTGCAAAAATATACAACGGTTACGAAATAGAACAATTATAAAAAAAGAGAGCTTATTGCTCTCTTTTTTGTTTGTCGTTATTTATATTAGAAACGTCTGAAACAATATGCATTTCGCGTTGCGGATACGGATTTGTAAATCCAGCTTTATCTAAAGCAACTTTAATATCTTCTTGCAGTTGGTAACGTGCAGCCCAATAATCAGCTTTCATTGCCCAACCACGAACTGTTAAATTAACAGCGCTATCTCCTAAATTATTTACAAAAATTTCTATTTCTGGTGTTTTTAAAACCCTTGAGTCGCCTTTTAAAACTTGAGCAATAATATCTTTAGCAGTTTTAATATTATCCTCGTAAGCAATTCGAACTGAATATTCAAAACGGCGGTTAGTAATTTTAGAATAATTGTGAATTACTGAATTAGCTAACGGTCCGTTAGGACTAAACACAGTAATTCCGGAAGAGTTTACTAAGGTTGTATAAAGTAAATCAATCTTTAAAACAGTTCCTTCGGTGCTTGAATTATTTTCAATATAATCTCCCACTTCATACGGTCTAAAAATTAATATTAATACACCGCCAGCAAAATTAGATAAGGAACCTTGTAAAGATGCTCCAACTCCTAAACCAATTGCTGTAAAAATGGCAATAAATGAGGTTGTTTGAATACCAATATTAGAAACTACGGTTAGAATTAAAAGCGTGTATAAAATAAATTTTACTACCGAGCGTAAAAATCCGCGAAGCGATAAATCTAAATTTTTCTTTGCAAAGTATTTATCAAGTAAATTTAATAACGTGCGTATTAAAAATAAACCGATAGATAAAATAACTACGCCTAAAATTAGGTTTGGAATAGCACCTAAAATTTTAGAAAAAATGGTATTTAAAACAACGTTTAGCCTATCTACCGTATCTGAAACGGTGTGTGTAACCGCATCAGAGGTATTTGAAAGAATTGGATTCATTAAAATGTATTTTTATTCTGAGATTAAATGTTTATTTACGCGGCTGCTTGCAATTAGTGATGAAACAAAACCTAAACATAAAACGGTAAAAACAACTAATAGTACATTTACAGCCTCAAATTTTGTTGGGTAAGGAATGGTAGCATTTATCATTACCATGTGCGTTTGTTGCTGAACAAAAACCAAAGTAAACCCTAAAACTAATCCGATAATACAACCTGCAACAGTAATTAACATACCCTGAAATAAAAATATTTTGCGCAAGCTTTTTATTTCTACCCCTAAGTTGTACAACGTTTTTAAATTCAGTTTCTTTTCAAAAATCATCATAATAAGCGCTCCAACTAAGTTAAAAAGAGCAACAATAATAACCAAAGTAAATATTAAATAAACGGCTAAATTTTCGGTATTTAACATTTTATAAAGCCCTTCGTTAAGTTGCGCTCTGTTTTTAACCAAAATTGAGTTGTTAAAAACCTGATTTAAAAATTGAGTTGCTTTTGACTCAGATGTACCAGCTGCTAACTTAAATTCGATAGCACTTACTTGATTGGCCTCAAAGTTTAAAATACTACGTGCAACAGCAATATCTGTAAAAATATACTTCTGATCTAGATCTTCGCTTAAGGCATAAATACCAACCGGGAATAAAGTTTCTTGAAAAAACGCATCACGGCTTTCAATATTTCCTTTTCCGGGTTTGGGTGCAAAAACTTCTAAATCATTTTGATAATCGTACAAGCCCATAGCCATTTTATCGGCAATACCATAACCAGCAACCGCTTGGTAGGTATTTGGTTCTATCCACTGCCCAGAGTAAAGCTTATTCTGAATATCGGTTACTTGTACAAAATTGCTATCAACGCCCTTTATATAAGCAACTTGTTGTTTGTTGTTAAAGGAAAACAAAACACGTTCTTCTACAACTTCGCTAAAAACTGTAAAAAATCCTGAATTTTGTAATACAGATTTCTGCTCGGGGGTTAACGCAATATTTTTCCCGGTTTTAGGAAAAATTTTCATTTCAGGATCAATCTGGTTGGTAAACGACAAAGACAATTCACGTAAACCACTAAAACCAGATAATACCACAAACAAAGCCATTGTACTAATAATAATACTTAAAGATGCAATGGCCGTAATAATATTTATTGCGGTAGATTTGCTTAAGCTTATGCCGTAACGTTTGGCGATGTAAAAAGGAAAATTCAACTTATGATTTTTTGCGGCGTGTTAACAAACTTCTATCTTCAATCGGGTTTTCTTCCGCTTTTAAAGCATTATCAATTTTCTCAATATATTCTAAGCTATCATCAATATAAAAAATCAAGTTTGGTACACGGCGTAATTGTAATTTTACGCGTTGCGCCAACTCATGCTTAATTAAAGGTGCATTTGTTTTTATAGCAGCTAAAAGTTCTGCACCTTTATCTGCCGGAAAAATGCTTAAGTAAACCTTAGCTATTGATAAATCTGTGGTTACGCTAACCTTAGATACTGATATAATTAAATTAGCAATATTATTTTTACGTACCTCGCCTTGCAAAATATCAACCAAATCTTTTTGCAAAACCGTTCCTATTTTTTTCTGTCTATTTGTTTCCATGCTACAAAAATACAATTTTTTAAGTTGCATTATTTGTTTAATTTTAGAATCGTTAATTTTAGTAAAGAATTAGTATATGAAAAAAATTGAACATATTGGTATTGCAGTAAAAAGCTTAGAAACTTCAAATTTACTTTTCGAAAAATTGTTTGGAGCACCTGCATATAAAGAAGAAGAAGTTGCCAGCGAAGGCGTTAAAACTTCTTTTTTTATGAATGGACCTAACAAGATTGAACTATTAGAAGCAACAAATCCAGATTCTGCAATTGCTAAATTTATAGAAAAAAAGGGCGAAGGCATTCATCACATTGCTTTTGATGTTGAAAATATTGTGGATGAAATTGCTCGTTTAAAAAACGAAGGTTTTGTTATTTTAAACGAAACACCTAAGCAAGGCGCTGATAACAAATTAGTTGCTTTTTTACACCCTAAAAGCACAAATGGCGTATTGATAGAATTGTGCCAAGAGATAAAAAAATAATTACAAAAATTAAAAAGAACGCTTGCACTGTTGTGTTTTTTGTAGTAATATTGCAACGCTAACAACTTATAGCAGCGGTCTAATAGCTCAGTTGGTTAGAGCACCTGACTCATAATCAGGTGGTCCCTGGTTCGAGCCCAGGTTAGACCACAAAAAAGCCTTAAATCAAAATTGATTTAAGGCTTTTTTTATATAAGTAACTCCCAGAAAACTGTGATCACTTTTAATCGTTTAATTGTTCTTCTAACAGATATTCTTTATCTAAACCTTTCTCTTGAACCTCAGCAGGTACTCGAATAGATCCTGACAAATCACATACTTTAAATATAATCCAACAAACTACAACAGAATAAACAATTACAATTGCTACTCCTAAAAGTTGAATTAAAAACTGATCCATTCCTCCGCTTACGCCATTAACATGGCTTGCAGCAAATACACCAACTAAAATACTTCCGGTTACACCACCCATACCATGAACCCCCCAAACGCCAAGCGCATCATCCCATTTCATTTTTTTAGAGAATTCTAAACATAAATAACAAATAACTGCGGCAATAATTCCGATAAAAACAGCAGTTTGCGGCGTTACGTATCCAGAAGCCGGCGTAATTGTAGCTAAACCTGCAACTGCACCAGTAGCCAACTCAACCATTGAGAATTTTTTAGTTTTACTGTAGCTAATTAAA
This genomic window from Flavobacterium agricola contains:
- the mce gene encoding methylmalonyl-CoA epimerase; protein product: MKKIEHIGIAVKSLETSNLLFEKLFGAPAYKEEEVASEGVKTSFFMNGPNKIELLEATNPDSAIAKFIEKKGEGIHHIAFDVENIVDEIARLKNEGFVILNETPKQGADNKLVAFLHPKSTNGVLIELCQEIKK
- the rbfA gene encoding 30S ribosome-binding factor RbfA — encoded protein: METNRQKKIGTVLQKDLVDILQGEVRKNNIANLIISVSKVSVTTDLSIAKVYLSIFPADKGAELLAAIKTNAPLIKHELAQRVKLQLRRVPNLIFYIDDSLEYIEKIDNALKAEENPIEDRSLLTRRKKS
- a CDS encoding mechanosensitive ion channel family protein; this encodes MNPILSNTSDAVTHTVSDTVDRLNVVLNTIFSKILGAIPNLILGVVILSIGLFLIRTLLNLLDKYFAKKNLDLSLRGFLRSVVKFILYTLLILTVVSNIGIQTTSFIAIFTAIGLGVGASLQGSLSNFAGGVLILIFRPYEVGDYIENNSSTEGTVLKIDLLYTTLVNSSGITVFSPNGPLANSVIHNYSKITNRRFEYSVRIAYEDNIKTAKDIIAQVLKGDSRVLKTPEIEIFVNNLGDSAVNLTVRGWAMKADYWAARYQLQEDIKVALDKAGFTNPYPQREMHIVSDVSNINNDKQKREQ
- a CDS encoding ABC transporter permease; translation: MNFPFYIAKRYGISLSKSTAINIITAIASLSIIISTMALFVVLSGFSGLRELSLSFTNQIDPEMKIFPKTGKNIALTPEQKSVLQNSGFFTVFSEVVEERVLFSFNNKQQVAYIKGVDSNFVQVTDIQNKLYSGQWIEPNTYQAVAGYGIADKMAMGLYDYQNDLEVFAPKPGKGNIESRDAFFQETLFPVGIYALSEDLDQKYIFTDIAVARSILNFEANQVSAIEFKLAAGTSESKATQFLNQVFNNSILVKNRAQLNEGLYKMLNTENLAVYLIFTLVIIVALFNLVGALIMMIFEKKLNLKTLYNLGVEIKSLRKIFLFQGMLITVAGCIIGLVLGFTLVFVQQQTHMVMINATIPYPTKFEAVNVLLVVFTVLCLGFVSSLIASSRVNKHLISE